Proteins from one Juglans microcarpa x Juglans regia isolate MS1-56 chromosome 6S, Jm3101_v1.0, whole genome shotgun sequence genomic window:
- the LOC121236445 gene encoding cadmium-induced protein AS8-like → MIIKGLFRRYERWNPVHPAFGAFWGMGIGIGCGVGWGPGFGPEVIGYVGAGCGVGFNVGITLAGFGIGLPANSLFEAPYNALMATRHGALVLARFSGLLSAKDVAGDGWSILSPCIPGLQKEACRTFLNFKQKHFSDKEVDSYNWKSKKPVPKGPFRKV, encoded by the exons atgattataaAAGGTTTGTTCAGGAGATATGAAAGATGGAATCCTGTACATCCAGCGTTTGGAGCCTTCTGGGGCATGGGAATAGGTATTGGTTGTGGTGTTGGATGGGGCCCTGGTTTTGGTCCTGAGGTAATTGGTTATGTTGGAGCTGGCTGTGGTGTTGGATTTAATGTGGGCATCACTCTGGCGGGTTTTGGCATTGGTCTACCTGCAAATTCCCTCTTTGAAGCTCCATACAATG CTCTCATGGCTACAAGACATGGTGCATTGGTTTTAGCTCGTTTTAGTGGCCTTCTCTCTGCAAAAGATGTTGCAGGAGATGGCTGGAGTATTCTTTCACCCTGCATCCCTGGTCTACAAAAAGAAGCCTGTAGAACGTTCTTGAACTTCAAGCAAAAACATTTCTCAGACAAAGAGGTCGACTCATATAACTGGAAGAGCAAGAAGCCAGTCCCAAAAGGCCCATTTCGGAAAGTTTAA